TATGAGATTCCTGGATCAATCTGGGAGACACGTGGGTACCGCGTACGCTATGGTTTTTACAAGGATCTATTGGGAGGGGCAGTCAAGCTGAAATACAAAAATGCTGAACTCAAACTCATCCGAGGTGAAGTACTCGACGTGACCTTACCTCCGACGATTGCAGATGATGTCAACCGACGGCCAGACCTGATCGAAGGAGTACAAGCTAGCTATCGTATGGGGCAGCAAAATTTGGGCCTGATCTACATGAGACACCATACCGAAAGTCAAAGCAATCCTGATGCTGATCCAGCCAAATATCTATCAATATACTATGATGGCATGGTGCTAGACAAAGTATCGATCTATGGTGAAATGGCAAAAAAAGTCGGTGATGGAACGGATATGACCGACTTCTCAGAATCCTCAGCCTATGCAGGGTATCTAGGTATCAACTTCTATTTGGGAAATTTTGGTGTAAGCCTAGAGTATAAAAACTACCACAACTTCTCTCTCGGCACAGGAATCAACGACCCTCCTACGCTCGTCAAGGAGCAATCATACCGCCTGCTCAACAGAAGCACCCACATCCCCATACTGACAGACGAAAGTGGCTATCAACTAGAGATCTACTACACCCAAGAGAATGGTAACATCTGGACCTTCAATACCTCAAGGGCTGAAAATCAGATTTCCCCAGACGATGAACCGGTTTTCCAAGAGTACTTTGGAGAGTATCAATTCAGCGTAGGAGACCAACTCTCCTCCAAAATCTTTGTAGATTATGCGATTGACCCATTTGACAATGAAGATCACCGCTATGCAGCAGGTACTAACTTGGATTTGGCACACGAAAAGATGGCATCTACCTTGGAGTTTGAGTGGCAATATATCGAACGACTCAACGATCAATTTTCCAACCTCTATCTAGCCTATACTCTGGCTAAACCTTCGAAATACAGTGCTTCCCTCCTCATCGAGTGGACGGCAGACCCCATACAACTTGCCAGTGATTCGGATCCATTCAACTACTACCCGGCCTTCGTTGGCAGCTATCGTCCCAACGCCAAAAACATCCTCACATTGTTTGCAGGAAAACGGCGCGGAGGACCAGCATGCAACTCTGGCGTCTGCTACAACGTCCTTGATTTTGAAGGAATAGAACTACGATTGAATACACGTTTTTAAACCACATCACTATGAAAAACTTCTTACTCATATTCGCTATCATTTTAGGATTGCACCCCTTGCATGCGCAAAATGTGGGCGACAAAGCCCCTGACTTCAGTTATGATATATATGGTGGAGGGACTTTCAACCTCTCCCATCACCAA
The DNA window shown above is from Reichenbachiella sp. 5M10 and carries:
- a CDS encoding DUF6029 family protein, which produces MEYQLGNIPEQKPAYQSSLYDMLDLSYRYKSFGLDTRIEQYYPSFGEDISYTRVSQFKFSYRSDILDVELGNVYASFGRGLLMRTYEIPGSIWETRGYRVRYGFYKDLLGGAVKLKYKNAELKLIRGEVLDVTLPPTIADDVNRRPDLIEGVQASYRMGQQNLGLIYMRHHTESQSNPDADPAKYLSIYYDGMVLDKVSIYGEMAKKVGDGTDMTDFSESSAYAGYLGINFYLGNFGVSLEYKNYHNFSLGTGINDPPTLVKEQSYRLLNRSTHIPILTDESGYQLEIYYTQENGNIWTFNTSRAENQISPDDEPVFQEYFGEYQFSVGDQLSSKIFVDYAIDPFDNEDHRYAAGTNLDLAHEKMASTLEFEWQYIERLNDQFSNLYLAYTLAKPSKYSASLLIEWTADPIQLASDSDPFNYYPAFVGSYRPNAKNILTLFAGKRRGGPACNSGVCYNVLDFEGIELRLNTRF